The window TTGCAGGCATGTGCCCTGTACATGTCAAAGCCTTAGATGGCACTtgaaaatttcaaactttttcacAATAGTGAAGTTTTGAAACCCTAGTCATCTACTTCCTTGTGCGTGTGGAAACCCTGTAAGCATCTCCTTCACAGCTGCTATAGTCTATGTATAGCTTGGTGAATGAAAATATCTAGGAGTCACTTGTAGCTGGAATCCCTTCCAGAAACCCAAGACTTAACATGATGACTTTATACAACGCTTTTGGAAGCAAACCGAGGCGGCAAGAATTGTGCAGACCTAACGATTCAGAGGTGGCAGAAACACCTGCAGTGACAGATAATTACAATTATTGCCACGTCTCTTGCTGTGTGCTTCCTGTTTGCTGGCTGCTTTCAGGATGAATCATACTTATTTTCACAGTGACAACTACTTCTTTAACTCTTCCCTCATTAAATTGTAATACCCACGGCCCCTGGGTTAGCTTCATTCGTTCCTCATTAGCTGTCATTCATCCCCTTGGAGCACAGCAATAAAGTCTTCTTCACGGTCAGCAGGAAGTTAATGACATGTACATCAGTTTAAATATCTCCCTGTACACTGTTATAAAACAACTCTCCTCAGGTCTGGCACAGTgactcagtggttaaagtcctcgccttgaacgccccgggatcccatatgggcgccggttctaatcccggcagctccacttcccaatccagctccctgcttgtggcctgggaaaacagttgaggacggcccaaagccttgggatcctgcacctgcatgggagacctggaagaagctcctggcccctggctttggaccagctcagctctgatctttgtggtcacttggggagtgaactagcgagtggaagatcttcctgtctttcctctctgtaaacctacctttgcaataaaaatacacgcatctcttaaaaaataagataaaaaagataaaataactcTCACCGCATCGCACAATCATTTTTACCTTTCCTATGAACCAGCTTCTCTCTCTACATCAATCAAAGCCAACCTTCCAGAGCCAGCCCAGTCCCAGGACTTGCAGCACTCAAAGAGTTTTCGAAGAGATAAAAATgtatgctcaaaaaaaaaaaatgtatgctcaTACATAGCACTAGAAGTATGCTTCAGCTAGGGAAAAAAGTGGCCCCGTGTAAGGGAAGGATTATTTTtcactatatatatttttgtattttgtattttttgtatttttgaagcTTGTGATTGgaagttaaaaagaatgaatgaattgcCTTGGTTAAGACAGACACATTTCTAAATACCCATTTCATTCTTCCTGTTTTGCATAGAAGTATGAGGCAACTTTGGTTATCCCTAAGACCCTCAAAAATACTTAAATCAGTGCAAAACTTAcgtctctatttttcttttatttcttaaagtAATCTCTGTTCTTTATAATGTGTTatcacacacgtacatacacatgcgtgcacctgcatgtgcatgcacacatagaATATTTGAGATGGATAAACAAAGATAGCGTCCAaacataaggtttttttttttttacaaagttcaAAGTAGATTAACATTTATGTGCTTTCAGTCATTATACAATGTACAGACATAATCCATTTAACAATTCAGACTCCACAAATGGTTACAATGAAAGTTTTCAATGAAAGACTAGACGTAAAAGCTTTCAGAAGCAGAGTACTGTTTCCTGCTAAAATCAACCTCAAGCATACATTTGTGTTCATGTATATTCCTTGAGAATGCTACAGTAGCAGTGCATAAGTTCATTCTGTAAAAagatctgaaagagaattttcaAGAGACTTTTTAATGCATTgtgctttcagataaaaatccTAAGGAAAAAACATCAATTACTATCATTACAGTTGAAACTGCATATATATGTCAGAGATCTAAGAGACTATAAAGAAAACTAAGTAGTTGTGCTTAGGGgattttttttggtaaagttgtttcaaaaataaataaaaacttaaaaaatctcTCAGTGACTGTTATAAAATATACACAGGTATCAAGGGTTTCCTATACTTGGCTTAGCATTTTGGGATGAAAAAATCATCTCCACATTAACCACCTGCTACCTGATAATCCGGGCATGTCACAGTCAGGGAGGCAAGGGTctaggaggaaaagagaaagtgaTTTCCCCCTATCCTATTAACATAAAGCAATAACTAGAGGACAagccaaaaaaataaacaaatgcctcCCTTGCTCTAAAATGCAGATAGAGAGGTAACTCTATTGCTATTAGGCTGAAAAACAAGCCATGTGCTTGGTATCTGGACCACAACCCATTCTGTAGTTTACAAGATGAATCGAAAATGTCCTGTCTTCTCTAAGTCCCCAGGATTAGTATGATCCCTTGGAATTTTTTGCTTCTCACTTTTACCCACCACAAAATAATTGTAAAACTCTTACTTTAGAAACACCATGGCAACTGTTCATAATAATAAGAGGGCATGGCTTAACTTACATAGTAATGTCGATCTTTGAAGCTAGGAAATACATGTAGGTTGTATTTATTAggctgatcaatttgttcttttaGGCTTTAACTTTGAAGGGCACATGATCCTTAACAATCAAagggaatcagaaaaaaaagagaaaataaatgttttcattaaagtcTTTTGCACAATAGATAGAGATATAAAAAATTTCTTCAAAGAATTTCCTAGGTACCACTCAGAAGCATCATTGTTGTCTGTAACATAATGTACTggagtctttcaaacaaaattatagagcattttaaaatatatattatacatttgctattatttgaaataattcaatACTTTATAGCATGTTAATGGAGTGAAAGAGATAAAAGGCAGTCcacatttatattttcaaaataaatttccttaAGAAGTCTACCGAAATCCTTGCTCATGTTCTAAGTATAGCCATTGTAATAAgacctgaaaggaaaaaaagagacaatCAAAAACATGCAGTTTACAAAATTTTTCATTCAACAAGCAATTATTGGAACTTCAGTGAATTAATAAAATGTAGCACACAGGCAGGCATTCTACCAAGAACTCAAAGTCCATTTGAGTTTAGTTGATACTatacagaagaaatcaaatttGCAGCAATGGGTAGTTGCTGGCTAGATTTAATGAAATCCCTAATGTCTGGCCATAGCTAGTTTAACCACCAAACATACCTCCTACTTTATCCACTCACATCAGCTATAATAATAGTAGGCATgccattttaaaatgtcagtaaGTCTAGCAGACTTCATCAACAGAAACAAGAACAGTTTTTTATCCCATGGCTCTAAGGCCACGAAGAGATAGGAGAATAGTGGTGACGCTTTACCTATTCTCTTTCAGAGACTCCTTATAACTACAAGAATATGCTCAGTTCCAAATGAGTAATGAGGAAACTGTGTGACAAAAACTGACCTTAGGctgtaaaaaccaaaacaaacaaaaaccaaaacctgaCCTTAAGTGTAAGAACTGAAGTCTTAAAAGATGAGCCAGAAATATACAATGAGATTGGCAGGTGTTTCTGGAGAGGGTGTGGCATGATCAAGAGCCTGAAGAGAGGACTAGGATTCTAGACAAGCGATTCCAGAATTAATAGATAATTAAACAGAGAGACTATATCCAAGGATTTTATTGGGAAGCAGCTAGACAAGATAAGCTCTAAGTGGTCTTCAGCAGGCCGTGAAGAATCTTAAATGCCAAACTAAACACTTTTACTTTGTTCCACAGACTGTGAGGAAGCACACGCCAAAGGATTTTGACTAGAGGGTGATCGTGAAATCAAAATGGAATGCATACCATTCTGACAGCATTGATGAATGGTTTGGGGGGGTAAAAATAAGAGGCAAGGGTATAGACAGAGGTAGGGGGAAAACTTAGAAGACAAGTGTGAACTAAAAACAAGTGTGAGCAAGTGAGAATGCTGCAAAAACTGAAGAGTTGGCATCCAGGTAGACGCGAGGAGAGAATATGAGGAAACACTTATTCATCAACAGAACTCTACCTGGCACATGGACTGTACTgaattctcaataaaaataattagctgGAAGATTTCAAGCCAGAATATGACTGAAAGAATGAGTGATCAGGACATAAGGGGATAGCTTTAAAGAAGAAAGTTGAACAAGATTACTCTGTTCATCCTTATCACGGTCTGCACTCTGTCCAGCACAAATGCTGCCTCATGGAATGTGCCCATTTCACACCTTACACGTTTTCTACCACTGCGAATCAGCAGAAAGGATACTGAGTAAATATAATATTAGGTACTAGATAAATAAGCTGGAAAGAATTAAAGGCCAAGTCAAAGTTATATTTTCAAATGCACATAACCCCAGCAATGCTTTTGAATTCGTCCTCatctcttttaatttatttattgaaagatttatttatttttatttggaaggcagattttatagagagaaggagaaactgtgAGAGaacatcttccaaccactggttcattccccaaatggtcacaacagagctgagctgacccgcagctgggagccaggaatctctttggggtctcccatgcaggtgcagagtggaagactttggctgtcctctgtcaccttcccaagccataagcagagatctggatgggaagtggagtagtcggggCAGGAACCAGTGCACATACGGAATGCCGATGCCATAGGACAGAGGACTAACCTGCTGAATCACCTGCTGGCACCAACctcccttctttttaaaagaaaaaaaaaattaaagcaccaCCACTCCTATACACATAAAGCTAAATATATCCTAGTACatctttcttatttattaatttagggcttttttttggtttagttttttttttttttttttttttttaccagactcAACTTAGTTCATATAGATAGGATGATATGAcattcttcccttcttttctccttAGGCTTTTGAGatgacatattttaaatttatactgCAGTCCAAGTGCATGCTTTTAAAAGCCTTACCTAAGATATAAGCAGCCACTAGTTTCTGATTCACACTTAAGTGGAGGTAGAGAGGCACCAGCGATTCCACATCTCCCAGTGTAGGAAGCATCAGGGCTGCGATGCACACCACGCCCAGGAAGACGGTCAGTAAACTAGGTCCTGAGGAAACACTTCTGTTTtctgtaaaaagaaaagacatctcTAAGCTCActtctaaaaacaaaactttctttACATATACCAGAAGCAGTTTGTCAGGACTCTGGTTTGGTCCAACTTCTCTCAATCTTTCCTATGATGTTTAATTGGGCGGGGGCATTCACTGTCTTCTTGACATGGTATTTTCATTTCGTGAAGGGCTGGTCAGGATGCACTTCCTTCTTTAAGTCAACAAACAACTGTACTCCATCTGAGCCAACTATGTTATTGCTCCACTACATTATGAGAGTAGCGAACAGAAGTCTCAAATATATTTGATGTTAATAGCAACAGCATTTTTGATGATGTAAGTTCTTAGCCTCTGCTCTATCCCATTAGTAGCAAAGAAGAAAGCTGCAGAAATAATACCTGgcaaaaataagtgaaataagccagtcacagaagAGCAAATACTACATGAATCCAATGATATgagcaattttaaaaagtcaaactcATAGCATCAGAGAGCAGCGTGAAGGTTTGCCAGAGTCTGAAGGAAGAGGATACTGCAAAATGCTAATCAATAAAGCACAAATCTTAAATTGCACAAGATGAATAAGTTTCAGAGATCAGCTCTGCAACATTGTCCCTATAGTTACCAGCACTGTATGGCACATTACAAATGAGTTATGAGGGTAGATCTCGTGTTAAGTGTTGTtaggataaaatgaaaaaaaatttcttaggcccagcgcggtggcctagcagctaaagtccttgccttgcacacgccgggatcccacatgggtgttggtttgagtcccagtggccccgcttcccatccagctccctgcttgtagcctgggaaagcagtctaggatggcccaaagccttaggaccctgcacccatgtgggagacccggaagaggctcgtggctcctgcctcctggcttcagattggtgcagctctggccgttgtggccactggggagtgaatcacctggCTATGTGTATATAATGTGCAAGGACTTTAAAAGGTTtaggggaaaatgaaatgaaattaaaagataagtttattttattgcaaaatttttaaagatttatttatttatttttttttattacaaagtcagatatacagagaggaggaaagacagagaagaagatcttccgtccgatgattcactccccaagtgagccgcaacgggccggtgcacgccgatccgaagccgggaacctggaacctcctccaggtctctcacgcgggtgcagtgtcccaatgcactgggccgtcccaggccacaagcagggagctggatgggaagtggagctgccgggattagaaccggcgcccatatgggatcccggggcgttcaaggcgaggactttagccgctaggccacgccgccgggcccctattttattgcaaaatttttgaagttgATGCAGTGTTTTCATAACAAACAtgttgcatgaactttttgatgaccCCTCATTTTCTAAGAAACCCAATAATAACATTTTGTTGTGTATTTTTTCCCCACTATCTTTTCATTAAAAGGAATGGGCAACGGCAATATACTATTTGTGTTCTATAACGAAATAATGCTGTCCATTCGATTATTAAATAAGCTTTCCCAAATTATTAATACACTAGCTGTTTTGTTTAACTGAACCTCAGCAAAGCCAGAAAACGAATCTTACAGAGATTCTTGCTTGGGATGAAACaacaatataaatttaaaaacagatcttATTTAAGTTAATATATCAAGTAGCTGTATGTGTTACAAGGatgaattttcaagaaaaaacatttctttatggtAACCACTGCTCATTGAAAGCCcataaaaaatttcaatttttttttaatacttaaagAAATTCTAGAcatctacaaaagaaaaaaaaaagtacctgaatatttttcaaaatggaaatatCTTTTGTTCCTGGTTAATGATTATAAGAGATGATATAAAGATGCAGAAAATGTTTTCCCTGTAATCCATCCTCCCAGAGCTGACATCATTAACATCTTGATATATAGCATTTCAGACttaataaacacataaatgaatttttcataaattattctttacatattttatatactgCTATATAACTGTTTTCCCCCCTCACTTAGAAATCTGTTTGAAGCTCTTCCTATGTCAGTATACAAGCATCTATCATTATCAGATTACTGTAAATGCCTGCCTGGCATCTCATCTTAtgaatatttataatttaataaGTTCACAACTGATGAGCTTATAGGTCATTTCCAATGTTTTATTACAGacaataataaagaaatgtaGTTCTCTTAAGCCAGAGGGTAGAGAGGCAAGCACAGCATAGACATAGCAGTTCATTAATAACATAACTGATACAAACCCAACAGATTGAGCTGTatcttttaaaaccttttttaatAACCTGGCCTTGATATTTTGTCAAAGTGTGCTTTATGAGTCTCTCCTAATTCAACAGTTATATTTCTGTAAGTGAAAACATTCACTAAATATAAAATCGTATTTATACACACAGGCATGATCTAGAAAGTTATCATGGAACACTAACAGCAGAACAAGCAGATTTGGTTAAGAGTGTGACAttacaaattctttttctttctaaaatttgttACTGCTATGTGCTACATACAATAAACTTAAAAGAATGCTCCATCTTTACCGGCTTTGATACATTTTCAAATTCAAATTTTCCATGATGTAGTCTTCAACCATTTTATAGCTAACTGTAAATCTCACACACACTGTTGTGTCTCTGAAACTTCTTCTAATAATACGTTTTTGTTGAAATGTTTTCTAAGGTAAAATTTGCAAAAAAAGACATTCAGAATCTTCCCAGAAAACATCTTCAATTTATTTCAGCATTGTAACTCAGAGACACATAATGAAAAATCTGGGAATTCTGCATGATAAAAGTTGTACAACAGCTACtagaagttaaaaaatatatcactTTGTCAACTTAGATCAGATCAGTTTCTAGTCTATTAAAGAAGCAAACCTGATTCAACTTACTGCCAGATCATTAGACAAATGAGGTGAACTGCTCATTGACGGGCAGTGGACAACACTCTGCTGTGGCGTCATCCCTCCTCTGCCGGAGCCGCAGGAGCCGCGGGCGCTAAACATTAATCCCAAGGACCCTGAGCAGACGTGAGGAGTGGTTTTCTGAACTCAGCTCATTtacacattttttccctttttctcttttaaaatttgtcttatgatacagttccatagactctgggatttcgcctcctccctccctcaatcTCCTCCCCTCACTggtttcccctatgttattacaatagtatagtccttcataaacggtcacaagtccatcatctgCCATTAAAGTATAAccttacattgtaggtatagacaacatcagaaagtccagcatctactgtcaagatatatttaacagtttctttgggagtccatctttgatttgggagtagagatgcatactgtattgtatcttcacatctcatttTCTACATAACTGTACCGTGCCAGTCACGGTGCTAGGTGCAAACAAGGTACCTGCCTTAACTGAGCTGTCTGATGTGAGAGGCATAGAGGCAGTTTCACCCGAAACAGAGAACACTAATGTTATACCACTGTCATCTATCCTCATCTAGCTACCTACTCCAATTTCACAATCAGAAGAATTCTCTGATAGATTGATTCCAAGGTTCATTTAGAAAATAAGGCTAAAACAATACATAGTGTAATTATTCATCTTTTTGACATGATTTCCTCTTCAATTCTAATAAATTCAAAACTGAAAGGAATGAAGTTCTCCAATTATACATAGATTCACACCCACACCCTGAAATCTTAATCCTTGTTATGCTTTGGCTAATAAACTAGcgtgttaaatataaaaatgagcaCAAACGGACTATTTTACATTATGAATTTAatgttaagaaaaacaaatattcattCAATAGACATTGCTGTTCTAGGGGCAGCATTTTAAATGTCAACTTGACAATTCTGACTGGACCAAGTGTCATTGGACAAAGGCTCCCTTCcagtttcaaaagaaaataaataggtgGTCCTGTTGGTTAAAAAATGCACAAACGATCCAGTCTCTAGCTGTGGTACCACCAGGACATCTGGACACTCGTGACATGAAGAAGACATTCGGCTGCAGTCAGGGACAGAGGTCCTACTCTGTTTAATTGAGATAAACATCCTATGATAAACTGACTTGGACCTATGAGTTCATATAACAACAAGtacatttatagaaaaaaagatcCCTCACATGAACATGTGAGTATACTGTTGCAATTTTAAGGCCAGCTATCATATTCATATCACCACCAAAAAGTTTACTATTTTTCTGTGGAAAATTTTGTCATGCTCCTCACACAATAGATTTTCTAGGAGATAACAAGAAGttaagagggagagacaatgatGTCCAAAAGGGTGAATACGAGGATAGCTTCGATCTTCAAAGAATATATCATAACACTTCTGAATATCTAAGCTGGAAGGAAATGAGGAATGGAGAGGGATTCAATTAATAGCCCAGAGGGGATATGATAATCTACTTAGTTTAATTAACTTCAACtttaatgagatttttttaaaaaaaataatatgaatagTGCACTACGCTTGGCCCAGTGCCAAACACAATCTCTCTACTCCTTTGAACTAATTAAATGAGAAAGGATATAGGGAAGTCATAGAAACAACAGTAGATAATTGTCAGATTGTGCTAGCATCATAAAGTGTAGTACATTCAGTCCCAGATTTTACAAATGTTGAAAGGCTATGGCAATGTTCCCCCTCTCCTTATTGTCTAGTCTAGGGAGTGGTACTCTGTCCTCTGAAAGTCTAGCTTTAGGCCACTTGTTCTACTTCAGGGACCTGTTGCTCTAGTTCCAGGTTTTGAAGTGGTTGAATAGGTTTTCAAATGCCAAATCATTTTTCTAATAATTAGCCATAGAGTCCTGATTATTTAAAGCTAGAAATGTGTACGACATCAAAAAGAGTTTAAAATCAAGCTAATATTACCTGGTTGAAATGACTGctcaaaaaataaactttcacTTAAATGCTCCTttattctcttttcctcttcttccttatGTTGTTCTTTTGCGGACGGCAGAAGAGTGGCAACGACCTCTTTCCTTCCTAGAGCCTTCCTCTGGCTTTGCTCAGAAACTTGGAGGCGGAACTTGTCTATTACACCATAGTGACAGGATCGAACGTCTCTGTGACGGATCACactgaaagcagcaaagaataatAAGTGCAGCAAATTTCAATTCAGTAAAAACAATATTACCTAACTTATATATACCTAACATCTATCTAACTTATATACATATGGCTAACAATATATATACCTAATAATATtaccatatatatgtgtgtgtgtgtgtataaacactAACAATATTActtaacagaaacaaaaatttgcTAGGATACTAAAACaatcataatatatatatatatatatatatatatatatatatatatatatatatatgagaaccTCAAAAAAAGGGTAATTCTGAAATATTTGATGAAAGGATACTCTCAAATACAGAAAaggtcttaaatttaaaaaatgaagcagtaAGCTTTTTCTAGATACCTGTGAGAAGCAATATTTACTAAATATGAGACTGTTtcttataaatatttcataaagttCTACTGACagcttatttattattgttaaagtaacaaatgtcactatacatttaaaatacaacttcatgcacacaaataaacacataagtaAGTAATCCAGTATGATCAATACATCTCTGTATTTCCCTAAAGAGAAGATACTATAAAGCACTGTAAATTGTATGAGTTTTCTGTAATTCTATTTTTTGCACTTCATTCTTAGTAGGGAACACAAACTCATTATGTCAAAAGTAAAACAGTTATTTAGCAAGAGACTACATTTTGCTGAAATGATCCTTGATGATCATGTACTgaccaaaaatcaaaagaaatgtgCAAAAACATGTTCTCAAATATACATCATCTTATGGCTTTGAGAGGATGTAAATATATTCACAAGAAAGgaattctgtttctcattctcacAGAAGATTTAAACAAACACAGTTCACTTGGTAACTTAATGGTTGGGTCAATGGATCCATCTGGTCACAGCTAGTTctaaagtgaaaattaaatatgAACAGCTTGAACAAACAATCATTTATCTGACACTCTAAGATGAAATTATCTGGAAGGGTTCAGGCAACCTTTTACAGATGAGCAGTTACACACATGCTTGCTGTTTATATAGATTAACTTTTGGATTTTTTAGCTGAATTATTCCAGATGAACTTATATTACCATTGTTCTCAGACGTCAGTATTAGAAAGCTCAATTCTCTCTGTATAGCATGCCTGCTATGAGTAAAACCACAACGGGGAAAATGTTCATGGACATATTAACAGTCCATTAGTTCCAACACAGCAAAATATTAAATAGTGGGTCAACTTGTGTCAGTTTGGACTTCTTAAAAGGAATTTTGATAAACTTACACACTCTGAgcaaaaaaagtcaaaatacagTAAATGTTTGTGTGGGAACAACTTCAACTTAAGACCTTTTTTCAAACGAAAAATAGATCAATACACTCAAAATGTGTTACCGGAAGCGATTTGGACTTACATATCCACACAACACTGAGGCTTTACTGCACCTGCAGCATCAATGACAACATACTTATTTGGAGTAGTACACAAAACTGCAAGAAAAAGTCACATCGGCCATTAgtattaaaaaaattagttacTACAAGTCAAAAAATTAGTAAGCActagtttaaaaattttaaaataccccTCAGAGACTCACCTTTGAACTTTAAGGCAAACTCATAGGGATTGTATAGAGTCAACACTTGCTTATGTGTTGATTGATCATCAGCATAAAATATGAGCTCCGTGGGAAACACGAAAACAGGAAGATTCCCTTCCACTAACTCTGGTTGTCTTTTTTGTTGATGCATTGGCACTAAATCCCCCTTACTGCAGCTTCTGTTTTTACAATCTCGGGTTTATTTTGGACTTCTCTGAGTTTCAGCTAAAAACTCCAAAGCATTTTGGCAATCTagaaatagaaggagagaaaaacaaaacaatacgcTGAATGCTACTGATTTTCATTAACCTACTATCCTTTCACAAACAACATATTTATCATGTATTCAAATAGCTCTTCAAACGTTTTAAACAGGCCTTTTAACTTTCGCCCTTGTCTTACCTATATAGTTTTTACCAAATTGCATAACACCATTCAGGATTTCACCCATAATGAATTATAAAAGCGCCTGAATAAAAGAATAGAGATATCTCAAATTATTCATCCCCTTTCCAAGAAGAAAAAGGATTCGTTACTTCCATTAAacctcatattttttaaagaaagtattgtCATAGCTGATTTAagtgagccaatcagaagtcttaaaaattaaaaagttttaagAGGCAAGTTTCCATAGCTTATGGGGAAAAAAACGTGTCACCAAGCCTTTATTACTTTTTTGGCAGAATGGGTAGGACAGATCTTTCTCATCCTTTTTCTATCAAAACCCAGACAAGCTAAAATATCTCAAAAGGAAGCTGAATACTCACACTTATTAAACAATCCTTGGAGTTTTCAACGAAAATTCAAAGTCAGTAAGAGGGCTTTGGTATGCAAGTGGTACCATGGCTCCCCTCCCACGTCAAGTACACAGGCTTTCTGAGAGCTATTTTCTCCCAATGTCAGAGACCTTTTTGGATTCCTTCTAGAGTTCTTGAATATATTCCACATAGTTGTAGCTGGCAAAGGTCTGCCTCTTTGACAAGTGTGATATTTCAGTATTTCTTAATCTCACTTGTACCAATATTCCTGTTTAGCAAACACTGAGTGTGGCTTTAGGAAAGTAAAATACACTCTGTCTCTGTCATATAAATCAGTACTGGAAAAATCCAAAGTTAAAACATACGCTTACAGAAAATGTTTTTCATCCTGTAGATAATGCCTTTCAAAAATAGTCTATTTGGGCCAAGCGTGAAATGACCGCCTGTGAGGCTGCCaacccatgtgagcaccagtgtgagttctagctgctccacttctcatccagcgccctgctggtGAGCCTGAGGAAGGCAGAATATGACCCGACTAGTTGGGGCCCAGTATCCTTCATGGGTTACTGagggtttcttttaaaaagaaaggaaaataataatcaCTATACATTCTTAGGAAACCGGAAGAGACATGCAAATTTTATGGTACTATCACTATTCACAATATTCTCTTtcaatttagaaaacaaaattgaattaCTCCACATTCTACCTACCAGGATAAATTCCAAAGGAATCAAAGCTCTGAATGTAATAAATAAAGTTATAAAAGCATTAGAAGAACCCAAAAAAGTCTGATAAATTGAACTGTATAACTTAAAACTCTTTTTGTGGCAAAAACCTGATAA is drawn from Ochotona princeps isolate mOchPri1 chromosome X, mOchPri1.hap1, whole genome shotgun sequence and contains these coding sequences:
- the MOSPD1 gene encoding motile sperm domain-containing protein 1; this translates as MHQQKRQPELVEGNLPVFVFPTELIFYADDQSTHKQVLTLYNPYEFALKFKVLCTTPNKYVVIDAAGAVKPQCCVDIVIRHRDVRSCHYGVIDKFRLQVSEQSQRKALGRKEVVATLLPSAKEQHKEEEEKRIKEHLSESLFFEQSFQPENRSVSSGPSLLTVFLGVVCIAALMLPTLGDVESLVPLYLHLSVNQKLVAAYILGLITMAILRT